A genomic stretch from Methylorubrum extorquens includes:
- a CDS encoding protein of unknown function (Evidence 5 : Unknown function; PubMedId : 8392137), with amino-acid sequence MPVFVLRGACRAPDGQIGPLLFEETITAASPSEAVRLANAHDLSTKDERANALWLVDAQGVLHWSLRRADRD; translated from the coding sequence ATGCCGGTTTTCGTTCTCAGAGGCGCCTGCCGGGCCCCCGACGGCCAGATCGGACCGCTGCTGTTCGAGGAGACGATCACGGCGGCCAGCCCGAGCGAAGCGGTCCGGCTCGCCAACGCGCACGATCTCTCGACCAAGGACGAGCGGGCGAACGCCCTGTGGCTCGTCGATGCGCAGGGCGTCCTGCACTGGTCCCTGCGGCGCGCGGATCGGGATTGA
- a CDS encoding protein of unknown function (Evidence 5 : Unknown function) produces the protein MPMLDERSQANPHLMRTAELMAAAQSLEDVVDVLAQTARRIAGSDGIAVVLREEDVCAYVAEDAIEPLWKGCRFPLDICVSGWAMQNRETAVILDVGSDPRIPAAAYAYKAIRSLVMVPIGAPEPVAALGAYWCAMVWLDTTTVSRLEALAHQATVALARLRAPQSAEPAIP, from the coding sequence ATGCCGATGTTAGATGAGCGCTCCCAGGCCAACCCGCATCTGATGCGGACCGCCGAGCTCATGGCCGCGGCTCAGTCCCTGGAGGACGTCGTCGACGTCCTGGCGCAGACGGCCCGTCGGATCGCCGGCTCCGACGGTATCGCCGTCGTGCTGCGGGAGGAGGACGTCTGCGCCTATGTCGCCGAGGATGCGATCGAGCCCCTGTGGAAGGGGTGCCGCTTCCCGCTCGACATCTGCGTTTCCGGCTGGGCGATGCAGAACCGGGAGACGGCCGTTATACTAGATGTCGGCAGCGACCCCCGCATCCCGGCCGCCGCCTATGCCTACAAGGCGATCCGAAGCCTCGTGATGGTCCCGATCGGTGCGCCCGAGCCGGTGGCCGCACTCGGCGCCTATTGGTGCGCCATGGTCTGGCTCGACACGACGACGGTGTCCCGCCTCGAAGCGCTGGCCCACCAAGCCACGGTGGCTCTCGCCCGGCTGCGCGCGCCGCAGAGCGCCGAACCGGCCATCCCCTGA
- a CDS encoding protein of unknown function (Evidence 5 : Unknown function) yields MPNLLGGCLCGALRYEVRSPPLRVTLCHCRFCQRTTGSSHLVEPLFDRADLHVTAGVPTVYRHRSEGSGRHLDLHFCPVCGTTLFMTFERFPGLCGVYAGTLDDPAAIEVRPDNAKQVFVASARPEAVLLPGLATFAGPAMDAAGVPHAPRVHDAPQIVGRRGCEPLPGDDAQPH; encoded by the coding sequence ATGCCGAACCTGTTGGGCGGCTGTCTGTGTGGGGCTTTGCGTTACGAGGTCCGCTCGCCGCCGCTGCGGGTCACGCTCTGCCATTGCCGCTTCTGCCAGCGCACGACCGGATCGAGCCACCTCGTCGAGCCCTTGTTCGACCGCGCCGACCTGCACGTTACCGCGGGCGTGCCGACCGTGTATCGCCACCGGTCCGAGGGCAGTGGCCGGCATCTCGACCTGCATTTCTGCCCCGTCTGCGGGACGACGCTCTTCATGACGTTCGAGCGCTTTCCCGGCCTGTGCGGTGTCTATGCCGGAACCCTGGACGATCCGGCCGCGATCGAGGTGCGGCCCGACAACGCCAAGCAGGTCTTCGTCGCCTCGGCCCGGCCCGAGGCGGTGCTGCTGCCGGGCCTCGCGACTTTCGCCGGGCCGGCCATGGACGCGGCGGGTGTCCCGCACGCGCCGCGGGTGCACGACGCGCCCCAGATCGTCGGCCGCCGGGGCTGTGAACCGCTCCCCGGCGACGATGCGCAGCCCCACTGA
- a CDS encoding non-heme haloperoxidase (Evidence 2a : Function from experimental evidences in other organisms; PubMedId : 7632719, 8344520; Product type e : enzyme): protein MATITTGDGTEIFYKDWGPKDAQPIMFHHGWPLSSDDWDAQMLFFAHQGFRVVAHDRRGHGRSAQVSEGHDMDHYAADAAAVAQHLDLRNAVHIGHSTGGGEAARYVARHGEPQGRVAKAVLVSAVPPLMLKTEANPEGLPIEVFDGFRKALADNRAQFFLDVAAGPFYGFNRDGAAVRDGVIRNWWRQGMMGSAKAHYEGIKAFSETDQTEDLRAISVPTLVLHGEDDQIVPIVAAARKSITLLRNGTLKTYPGLPHGMLTVNADQLNADILAFIRG from the coding sequence ATGGCGACGATCACCACCGGGGACGGCACCGAAATCTTCTACAAGGATTGGGGCCCGAAAGACGCGCAGCCGATCATGTTCCATCACGGCTGGCCGCTCTCGTCCGACGACTGGGACGCGCAGATGCTGTTCTTTGCGCACCAAGGCTTTCGCGTCGTGGCGCATGACCGGCGCGGCCATGGCCGCTCGGCGCAGGTCTCCGAGGGCCACGACATGGACCATTACGCCGCCGACGCCGCGGCGGTCGCCCAGCATCTCGATCTCAGGAACGCCGTCCATATCGGCCATTCCACCGGCGGCGGCGAGGCCGCGCGCTACGTCGCCCGGCACGGCGAGCCGCAGGGCCGCGTGGCCAAGGCGGTGCTGGTGAGCGCCGTGCCGCCGCTGATGCTGAAGACCGAGGCCAACCCGGAGGGCCTGCCGATCGAGGTCTTCGACGGGTTCCGCAAGGCGCTGGCCGACAACCGCGCCCAGTTCTTCCTCGATGTCGCCGCCGGCCCGTTCTACGGCTTCAACCGCGACGGTGCGGCGGTTCGAGACGGCGTGATCCGGAACTGGTGGCGGCAGGGCATGATGGGCTCGGCCAAGGCGCATTACGAGGGCATCAAGGCGTTCTCGGAAACCGACCAGACCGAGGATCTGCGGGCGATCTCGGTGCCGACGCTGGTGCTCCACGGCGAGGACGACCAGATCGTGCCGATCGTCGCGGCGGCGCGTAAATCGATCACGCTCCTGCGCAACGGCACGCTGAAGACCTATCCGGGCCTTCCGCACGGCATGCTCACGGTCAACGCGGACCAACTCAACGCCGACATCCTCGCCTTCATCCGCGGCTGA
- a CDS encoding conserved exported protein of unknown function (Evidence 4 : Unknown function but conserved in other organisms) — translation MFRIRSSVTKSLTLGAALALSLAAAPTAALAKNPMVGGAPMYASKTIVENAVNSKDHTTLVAAVKAAGLVDTLSGPGPFTVFAPTDAAFAKLPPGTVDTLVQPQNKATLTGILTYHVVPGTYTAKDLMALAKRGGGEASLKTAQGEPLTVQARGKKVFVTDAKGNTATVTIANVMQSNGVIHVINGVLQP, via the coding sequence ATGTTCCGTATCCGCAGTTCGGTTACCAAATCGCTGACCCTGGGCGCTGCGCTCGCCCTCAGCCTCGCCGCCGCGCCGACGGCGGCGCTCGCCAAGAACCCGATGGTCGGCGGCGCGCCGATGTACGCCTCGAAGACCATCGTCGAGAACGCGGTGAACTCGAAGGACCACACCACGCTGGTGGCGGCGGTGAAGGCGGCGGGCCTCGTCGACACGCTCTCCGGCCCCGGCCCCTTCACTGTCTTCGCGCCGACCGACGCCGCCTTCGCCAAGCTGCCGCCGGGCACGGTCGACACCCTGGTGCAGCCGCAGAACAAGGCGACGCTCACGGGGATCCTGACCTACCACGTCGTGCCGGGCACCTACACGGCCAAGGATCTGATGGCTCTGGCCAAGCGGGGCGGCGGGGAAGCCAGCCTGAAGACCGCCCAGGGCGAGCCGCTCACGGTGCAGGCCCGGGGCAAGAAGGTGTTCGTGACGGACGCCAAGGGCAACACCGCCACCGTCACCATCGCCAACGTGATGCAGTCGAACGGCGTGATCCACGTCATCAACGGCGTGCTTCAGCCCTGA